TAATAACTTAGTTGATTTAAGAACAGCGGCAGATCCGGTTAAGGAAATACATTTGGAACAGTGGGTTGATTTAATGGATAGGCCTGTAGAGGCTTTTATTCAGTGGAGAAGATCTGGGCCAGAAGGAAGTGAAGTTCCTACTTTAAAAGTTCCATTTGGAGCGACTTCAGGGGCATTGCTTAGAAGATATATTCTACCTTCTACAGAGACAAACTCTAATTCATCAGCACCGTCACCGATACCACCTTACTACGAAAAAGTTTGGTTTGATTTATAATTTGTAAAAACAAAAAATCCCGAGAAACTCTCGGGATTTTTTGTTTAAAGAATCTTTTTTCCAAAGACTATCGCCCAATTATCATCAATATGCCCTGCGGGGAAATTAAAAACAACGGGGTAATTATACTGACCAACGACACCCATCACGATTTCCTCTATAGAAAATCCAAACGGGTTATCATTGTCTTTCATAGCTGTAAAGCCGCCAACGAGCAAGCCTTTTAAATTTTCAAGTTTACCGGCGCGATCCAAAGCTCTTAACATTCTATCTACGGCATAATAATACTCAGCAACGTCTTCAATAAAAAGAATTTTGCCGTCGTAAACGGGATCGCTTTCAGAGCCTAAAACAGAAAGAAGAATACTTAAATTACCTCCAATAACAGGCGCTTTAGGCAAGGATTCCAATCCAGCGATAGGATATTCAATCTTTTCACCAAACAAAGCCTTTCTTAAAGATTCTATTCCACCAGCTGTACTGTCAGGAATGTTTGCTGGCATTTGTCCATGAATACTTTGTATTCCTAATCTGTTTAAATGCCCATGAAAAACGGTAATATCGCTAAAACCTACTATCCATTTAGGATGGGATAAGAGGTTAGAAAAATCAATACTATCAATAATTCTCACACTGCCATATCCGCCTCGCGCTGCAAAAATGGCTTTAACGGAGTTGTCATCAATAAAAGTCTGTAACTCCTGTGCTCTAAATTTGTCATCACCAGCGAACTGGTGAAATTGAGAGTTAACCGTCTCTCCAATTATAACTTCCAGTCCCCAGGACTCCATCAGCTCAACAGCTTGATTCATTGGATTTAAAGGAAATTTAGCAGGACAGCTAATGGCTACTTTATCGCCTTTTTTTAGGTATGGAGGTTGAATCATATCAAAAATGTCTGAATGAATTATTTAATCTGAGGTCAATATATAAAGAATAGCCCGCTAAAAAGGTGCCAATAGTAATATTGAATTCAATTGTACACTTTTTCCTATACTATACTATTTTGTCATTAAATAGATAAAGCATCTCATGCTATTCTCAAGCCCTTCTCATAACGAAGGATGCAAAAATGAGCGCAACAGGTGGGATATGCTAATATCGTATAGAAATATTGGATTTTAGGGATTATATCTGCGAATGCAGAGCAAGGTATTATTCGAACAATAGTACCAATATACAAACAAATCTCATCATTAACAATTATCTTTGTACCTTAAATTAAAAAAGAAGAAATTGGATCAGAGTAATATTAAAAGATATACCATAACAGCTGCTTTACCTTATGCAAATGGGCCAAAGCATATCGGACACCTGGCGGGAGCGTACATTCCGGCAGATTTATACGTAAGATATTTAAGATTAAAAGAGAGAGATGTAGTTTTTGTTTGCGGATCAGATGAGCATGGTACAGCGATAGCGAACCAGGCGATGAAGGAAAATACAACTCCCAGAGCTATTATCGATAAATATCATACATTGATAGAGGAGTGTTTCAGCAAATTAGGGATTTCTTTTGATATTTATCATCGTACAAGTGAGCCTATTCATCACGAAACCGCTCAGGATTTTTTTAGAGTTCTGGACAACAAGGATATATTCAAGGTAGAATCTTCTGAGCAGTATTATGATGAAGAAGCCCACGCCTTTTTAGCAGATCGATATATAAAAGGAACTTGTCCAAACTGTGGCGATCACAATGCTTACGGGGATCAGTGTGAAAAATGTGGTACTTCTTTAAGTCCCGATGAGCTGATCAACCCGATATCTACTTTAACGGGCAATAAGCCGGTTAAAAAGATGACCAAACATTGGTATTTGCCATTGAATGAATATGAAGGCTTTTTAAAAGAGTGGATTTTAGAAGGACATAAGTCAGATTGGAAAACAAATGTCTATGGCCAATGTAAAAGTTGGATTGACGGAGGTTTACATCCACGAGCGGTAACCCGTGATTTGGATTGGGGAATTAAAGTTCCTGCACAGGATGCAGAAGGTAAAGTACTTTATGTTTGGTTTGATGCACCGATAGGTTATATTTCTGCAACTAAGCAATGGGCTATAGATAATAACAAAGATTGGGAAGTATATTGGAAAGATAAGGAAACTAAGTTGGTTCACTTTATTGGAAAAGACAATATTGTTTTCCATTGTATTGTTTTTCCAGTGATGTTGAAAACCCATGGAGAGTTTATTTTGCCAGACAATGTTCCTGCAAATGAGTTTATGAACCTGGAAGGTGATAAAATGTCCACTTCCAGAGGTTGGAGTATCGAAATGCATGAGTATCTGGAAGACTTTCCAACAAGAATAGATGAATTGAGGTATTATCTGGCAAGTATAGCTCCGGAAACCAGCGATAGTGAATTTACATGGAAAGACTATCAGGCTCGTGTAAATAACGAATTGGTGGCTATTCTGGGAAATTTTGTGAATCGTGTGATGATTTTGATGCAGAAATATTTTGCTGGAAAAATTGAAAGCGACGGTAAAATGGAACTTAAAGATGCAGCAATAAGTGCCGATATCAAAAGTCTTTATAGCGAAGTTGAACAATCTTTTGAAGCTTACAAGTTTAGACAAGCATTGGCAAGTGCTATGGATATTGCCCGTTTGGGAAATAAATACCTGACGGAAAAAGAACCGTGGAAATCTTATAAGGAGGGTCCTGAAGAAGCTAGAGAGGTATTGCATAATTGTTTGCATATTATCGCTCATGCTGCGATCTGTTTACAACCTTTCCTCCCAAACACAGCCAAAAAGATGTTTAATATGCTGAATTTAAAAGACGAATATAAGTTTGGCGAAGAGGTTGTTTTCGAAGCGGGTCATCAATTAAATCAGGCCACTTTGTTATTCGAAAAAGTAGAAGACGATGTGATTGCTAAACAAATACAAAAATTGATTGATAAAAAAGAGACAATAGAAAAAGCCAAATCCCAGGACGTGGAAGTTACACCCGCAAAGGAAAATATTACTTTTGATCAGTTTTCCGCAATGGATATCAGAACAGGAGTGATTCTGGAAGCTGAGAAAGTAGCTAAAACCAAAAAGTTGTTGAAGTTGAAGGTAGACACGGGAATCGACATTCGAACAGTCGTGTCTGGGATAGCAGAACATTATCAGCCCGAAGATATAATTGGCCAGCAAGTTAGTATTTTGGTTAATTTAGAACCGCGGGAAATTAAAGGAATACAATCCCAAGGGATGATTTTAATGGCTGAAAATGCAGAAGGGAAACTTTGTTTTGTTGCGCCAATCGATAAATTTAATGCTGGAAGTGTGGTGAGATAATCTCCTTTTGATTATATTTGCCCAGCTTTAAAGCAGGTTAGGCCCTGTAGTTCAACGTCCGCTTCGCAGAAGCCGTTCGGATAGAGAATGGAATAAGCTTGATAGGTCTCGTAGTTCAACGGATAGAATAGAAGTTTCCTAAACTTTAGATACAGGTTCGATTCCTGTCGAGACCACATATTTAGATGGCTATGATGTATTATGCATATGTTATCAAAAGTGAAAAGTGTGATTACCTTTACAAGGGGCACTGCCGTGATCTTGAATTAAGATTGCGCCAGCATAATTCAGGTCAAACAAAGTCCATCATTCCCTATATTCCTTTCAAGCTTATTTATTATGAAGAATTTGAATGTGTAGAAGATGCAATGATAAGAGAGAAATATTTCAAAAGTTCTGCAGGGAGGAGATATCTGAAGTCTAGGCTGAGCCTGTAGTTCAACGCCCGCCCGGCCGAAGCCGTTCGGACGGGGATAGAATAGAAGTTTCCTAAACATTTGATAGCAGTTCGATTCTGCTCGGGGCTACAACAAAGAAGAAGCCATCTCAAAAGAGACGGCTTCTTCTTTGTTACTAATTTAGCTTTATTTCACCTCCTCAAATGGATTCGATGAATCTCCGGTCCAACGGTACAATTGAAGTTTACAATATTGTTTTTTATCTGTTGATATCCCGTTTTGAGAGATATAAAAGTATCCATTTCCTAGAGAGTGAATACCTGTTGAACCCCATTTAAAGTCCCAACCATATACACCACTTTTTTCATCATGCATACCAGCTTTTGCCAATTGTAAAACTAAACCCTTTTCTTTTTTGTCGAAACCTTTTAACTCTTTCAAAACAGCCTTTTTAGATGCATCTATTGCAAATAAGCTGTAGTTAGGGAATTCTGGTTTTTTTCCTTTATATACTGCTGAAAACCAATAACCTGTATTGCTGTCATATTCCAAATTTTGTATGCCGTAAGATGTGTTTCCCGTGTATACAAAATACTTGTTTAAAGGCTTTTCTGGCCCAACCAGACTAAAGTTGGTTTGAGAAAGAGGTCTTTCATATTGTTTAAGTGTATTTGCGTCGTATTGCAAAATAACCTGGTAATCATTATCGCTGCGAGAAGTTTCACCGTATATCCCATAAGCAACATTTAAGAAGAGCTTGCTGTCTTTTTTCTGGCCGAATTGCGGACCAAAAGCAACGCCATCTATGCCACTGCAACCATAACGATGTTCCACCCGTTTACCTTTATTGGTTACTGTTGCTATATAGTCGTCAACCGCTTCTTTTATATATATGGTATTGACAATATTGTCTTTTTCGGCATCCATGCCCTGACGAACAATTTTATTACCATCAATAATAGCAATATGAAAAGAACTTTGTTGAATCTGTTTGGAATCGTCTCCCAATCCTTTTAAAATCCCTTTACCTATTTTGTCATTTTTATACTCCAATGAAGCATAAATACGTCCGTCTTCAGGGTTGACATCTAAACAGCCTAAGTGACCAACAAAACCTTCTACACTACCTATAATCTCGCCTTTCAGGTTTGTTTTGATTAAGCTTGTAGTAAAAGAGAAGTATACATATCCGCGTTGTGTATCAACTACAACACCCTGTACATGGAATTTGCCATCTTCATAGTAGATTTGGCGGGGCAGTTTATTAATAAGCTCCTGTGTTTTTTTGTCATCAGGTTTTTGTTTATTTAGGGAAGCATTGCTTGAGTAAGTTATAAAAAGTGTTAAAAGTATTGTCAGGAAGTTTTTGAAGTTCATTTGTATGATTGTTGTTTAAATACGGTCATCT
This genomic interval from Pseudopedobacter saltans DSM 12145 contains the following:
- the metG gene encoding methionine--tRNA ligase — translated: MDQSNIKRYTITAALPYANGPKHIGHLAGAYIPADLYVRYLRLKERDVVFVCGSDEHGTAIANQAMKENTTPRAIIDKYHTLIEECFSKLGISFDIYHRTSEPIHHETAQDFFRVLDNKDIFKVESSEQYYDEEAHAFLADRYIKGTCPNCGDHNAYGDQCEKCGTSLSPDELINPISTLTGNKPVKKMTKHWYLPLNEYEGFLKEWILEGHKSDWKTNVYGQCKSWIDGGLHPRAVTRDLDWGIKVPAQDAEGKVLYVWFDAPIGYISATKQWAIDNNKDWEVYWKDKETKLVHFIGKDNIVFHCIVFPVMLKTHGEFILPDNVPANEFMNLEGDKMSTSRGWSIEMHEYLEDFPTRIDELRYYLASIAPETSDSEFTWKDYQARVNNELVAILGNFVNRVMILMQKYFAGKIESDGKMELKDAAISADIKSLYSEVEQSFEAYKFRQALASAMDIARLGNKYLTEKEPWKSYKEGPEEAREVLHNCLHIIAHAAICLQPFLPNTAKKMFNMLNLKDEYKFGEEVVFEAGHQLNQATLLFEKVEDDVIAKQIQKLIDKKETIEKAKSQDVEVTPAKENITFDQFSAMDIRTGVILEAEKVAKTKKLLKLKVDTGIDIRTVVSGIAEHYQPEDIIGQQVSILVNLEPREIKGIQSQGMILMAENAEGKLCFVAPIDKFNAGSVVR
- a CDS encoding S66 peptidase family protein, which codes for MIQPPYLKKGDKVAISCPAKFPLNPMNQAVELMESWGLEVIIGETVNSQFHQFAGDDKFRAQELQTFIDDNSVKAIFAARGGYGSVRIIDSIDFSNLLSHPKWIVGFSDITVFHGHLNRLGIQSIHGQMPANIPDSTAGGIESLRKALFGEKIEYPIAGLESLPKAPVIGGNLSILLSVLGSESDPVYDGKILFIEDVAEYYYAVDRMLRALDRAGKLENLKGLLVGGFTAMKDNDNPFGFSIEEIVMGVVGQYNYPVVFNFPAGHIDDNWAIVFGKKIL
- a CDS encoding GIY-YIG nuclease family protein → MYYAYVIKSEKCDYLYKGHCRDLELRLRQHNSGQTKSIIPYIPFKLIYYEEFECVEDAMIREKYFKSSAGRRYLKSRLSL